One Vitis riparia cultivar Riparia Gloire de Montpellier isolate 1030 chromosome 4, EGFV_Vit.rip_1.0, whole genome shotgun sequence genomic window carries:
- the LOC117912004 gene encoding serine carboxypeptidase-like 20 isoform X1 gives MAMTSFYLFTSSLCILFSFVVFTEAAPKGSLITHLPGFNGTFPSKHYSGYVDIGGEPAKNLFYYFVVSERNPGKDPLVLWLNGGPGCSSFDGFVYEHGPFNFEAGKTPNSLPTLHLNPYSWSKVSSMIYLDSPAGVGFSFSKNTWQYNTGDLQTASDTHEFLLRWFGEFPEFITNPFYVSGESYAGVYVPTLSAAIVKGIKSDAKPTINFKGYLVGNGVTDMEFDANALVPFTHGMGLISSEMFEKARDNCGGNYYSNESKSCIEELNKIYNAISGLNKYNILEPCYHRPAKKGEETGNTTLPLSFKQLGATNRPLPVRTRMFGRTWPFRAPVKDGILPLWPELIKQNPIPCTDDQVASVWLNDKGVRTAIHAQQKDVIGEWEICTGRLHYSSDSGSMLQYHKSLTAEGYRALIYSGDHDMCVPFTGSEAWTRSLGYKIVDEWRAWISNDQVAGYTQGYEHGLTFLTIKGAGHTVPEYKPKEALDFFSRWLDGKAI, from the exons ATGGCCATGACCAGTTTCTATTTGTTCACTTCTTCACTTTGCATCCTTTTTAGCTTTGTGGTATTCACTGAAGCAGCCCCTAAAGGGTCTCTCATCACACACCTTCCTGGGTTCAATGGAACTTTCCCTTCCAAGCACTACTCAGG TTATGTGGACATAGGGGGTGAACCTGCCAAGAATTTGTTTTACTACTTCGTGGTATCTGAAAGAAACCCCGGGAAGGATCCTCTTGTTCTATGGTTGAATGGTGGCCCAGGCTGCTCTAGCTTTGATGGTTTTGTGTATGAACATG GACCTTTCAATTTTGAAGCAGGAAAGACACCCAACAGCCTGCCCACTTTGCACCTCAACCCATACAGCTGGTCCAAG GTTTCAAGCATGATATATTTGGACTCTCCTGCTGGGGTTGGGTTTTCATTCTCGAAAAACACATGGCAATACAATACTGGAGACCTTCAAACTGCCTCTGATACACATGAGTTTCTCCTCAGG TGGTTTGGCGAATTCCCCGAATTCATCACCAATCCATTTTATGTGTCTGGAGAATCTTATGCTGGAGTTTATGTGCCGACTCTTTCTGCTGCAATAGTGAAAGGCATCAAAAGTGATGCAAAGCCTACTATCAATTTCAAG GGCTATTTGGTGGGAAATGGGGTCACAGACATGGAGTTTGATGCCAATGCCCTAGTCCCATTTACACATGGGATGGGACTTATATCAAGTGAGATGTTTGAG AAAGCAAGAGATAACTGTGGAGGAAACTATTACTCAAATGAAAGTAAAAGCTGCATAGAAGAGCTGAACAAAATCTATAAT GCCATTTCTGGTCTCAACAAATACAATATCCTTGAACCTTGCTATCATAGACCAGCAAAGAAAGGTGAAGAAACTGGAAATACGACGCTACCACTTAGCTTCAAGCAGTTAGGAGCTACTAACCGACCACTTCCAGTGAGGACGAGGATGTTTGGCCGCACCTGGCCTTTTCGTGCACCAGTTAAAGATGGCATTCTCCCTCTGTGGCCTGAATTAATCAAGCAAAACCCCATTCCTTGCACG GATGATCAAGTAGCAAGTGTTTGGTTGAATGACAAAGGAGTTAGGACTGCAATTCATGCCCAACAG aAAGATGTGATTGGGGAGTGGGAAATATGCACTGGTAGACTACACTATTCCTCTGATTCTGGGAGTATGCTTCAGTACCACAAAAGCCTAACTGCTGAGGGATACCGAGCACTTATATACAG TGGGGATCATGATATGTGTGTGCCATTCACTGGGAGCGAAGCATGGACAAGGTCACTTGGATATAAGATTGTGGATGAATGGAGGGCTTGGATTTCCAACGACCAAGTTGCCGG GTACACACAAGGATATGAACATGGCCTCACCTTTCTCACCATCAAG GGAGCTGGGCACACTGTCCCTGAATACAAGCCAAAGGAAGCACTGGACTTTTTCAGCAGATGGTTGGACGGAAAAGCAATATAA
- the LOC117912752 gene encoding probable protein phosphatase 2C 33 codes for MGSCLSAESSRPLPSSPSGSLGVRRRKNSKRRLGSRTSSFDSRREEQLHKIPGRMFLNGASDFASLFTQQGKKGTNQDAMIVWENFGSRTDTVFCGVFDGHGPYGHMVAKRVRDSLPLKLSAHWEVNINEDVLKEISLNTTGSMNSEDTAFISADEESRPSIDLEETEKQPEIFQALKESFLKAFKVMDRELRMHTNIDCFCSGTTAVTLVKQGQDLVIGNVGDSRAVLGTRDKDGYLVAIQLTVDLKPNLPGEAERIRRFKGRVFALQDEPEVARVWLPNNDSPGLAMARAFGDFCLKDFGLISVPEISYRRLSEKDEFVVLATDGVWDVLSNKEVVDIVASASSRSTAARTLVETAVRAWRLKYPTSKVDDCAVVCLFLNSNTNNFSTASTKSKEQVTPLEQTDAGIEKDLLGPTGLDRSGTVRTGKEIHPEDSQEEASKQEEFHTESGIEWSALEGVSRVNTLLTLPRFVPGKDDKKVSGKTS; via the exons ATGGGGTCCTGCTTGTCTGCTGAAAGCAGTCGCCCTCTCCCCAGTTCGCCCTCGGGTTCTTTAGGGGTCAGGAGGAGGAAGAACTCCAAGAGACGACTGGGGTCTCGGACTTCCTCCTTCGACTCCCGGAGGGAAGAACAATTGCATAAGATTCCAGGGCGAATGTTCCTGAATGGGGCGAGTGATTTCGCCTCTTTGTTTACACAGCAGGGCAAGAAAGGGACCAACCAGGATGCCATGATTGTTTGGGAG AATTTTGGTTCAAGAACAGACACGGTTTTCTGTGGCGTTTTTGATGGCCATGGTCCATATGGTCATATGGTTGCAAAGAGGGTGAGGGATTCCCTTCCCCTAAAACTGAGTGCACACTGGGAAGTCAATATCAATGAGGATGTACTCAAAGAGATCAGCCTTAACACCACCGGAAGCATGAACTCTGAAGATACTGCCTTCATATCTGCCGATGAGGAATCCAGGCCCTCTATTGATCTTGAAGAAACAGAAAAGCAGCCTGAGATCTTTCAGGCACTGAAAGAATCATTTCTGAAGGCTTTCAAAGTCATGGACAGGGAGCTGAGAATGCATACAAATATAGATTGCTTCTGTAGTGGGACAACAGCGGTTACTCTGGTCAAGCAG GGTCAGGATCTTGTCATTGGAAATGTTGGGGACTCCCGGGCTGTATTGGGTACCAGAGATAAGGACGGTTATCTTGTTGCCATTCAGTTGACCGTCGATCTCAAACCAAATCTTCCag GGGAAGCAGAGAGAATTCGAAGATTCAAAGGGCGTGTTTTTGCCCTTCAGGATGAACCTGAGGTTGCCAGAGTCTGGCTGCCAAACAATGATTCCCCTGGTCTTGCCATGGCCCGGGCTTTCGGAGATTTCTGCCTCAAGGATTTTGGTCTGATCTCTGTGCCCGAAATTTCTTATCGGCGCCTCTCTGAGAAGGATGAATTTGTCGTCTTGGCTACAGATGGG GTCTGGGATGTGCTCTCCAACAAAGAAGTGGTAGACATTGTAGCTTCGGCCTCATCGCGTTCCACTGCAGCTCGAACCCTGGTTGAGACTGCAGTAAGAGCTTggaggctcaaatacccaactTCCAAAGTTGATGACTGTGCTGTAGTTTGCCTCTTCCTCAATTCCAACACAAACAATTTTTCTACTGCTTCCACCAAATCCAAAGAGCAGGTGACACCATTGGAACAAACGGACGCTGGCATTGAGAAAGATCTCTTAGGCCCGACTGGATTGGACCGCTCAGGAACTGTTCGAACGGGCAAAGAGATCCATCCAGAAGATAGCCAAGAGGAAGCATCAAAGCAGGAAGAGTTTCATACGGAGTCAGGCATAGAATGGTCTGCTCTTGAGGGAGTGTCTCGGGTAAATACCCTTCTGACTCTGCCAAGGTTTGTGCCTGGAAAAGATGACAAAAAAGTCTCTGGAAAAACCTCCTAA
- the LOC117912004 gene encoding serine carboxypeptidase-like 20 isoform X2 translates to MAMTSFYLFTSSLCILFSFVVFTEAAPKGSLITHLPGFNGTFPSKHYSGYVDIGGEPAKNLFYYFVVSERNPGKDPLVLWLNGGPGCSSFDGFVYEHAGKTPNSLPTLHLNPYSWSKVSSMIYLDSPAGVGFSFSKNTWQYNTGDLQTASDTHEFLLRWFGEFPEFITNPFYVSGESYAGVYVPTLSAAIVKGIKSDAKPTINFKGYLVGNGVTDMEFDANALVPFTHGMGLISSEMFEKARDNCGGNYYSNESKSCIEELNKIYNAISGLNKYNILEPCYHRPAKKGEETGNTTLPLSFKQLGATNRPLPVRTRMFGRTWPFRAPVKDGILPLWPELIKQNPIPCTDDQVASVWLNDKGVRTAIHAQQKDVIGEWEICTGRLHYSSDSGSMLQYHKSLTAEGYRALIYSGDHDMCVPFTGSEAWTRSLGYKIVDEWRAWISNDQVAGYTQGYEHGLTFLTIKGAGHTVPEYKPKEALDFFSRWLDGKAI, encoded by the exons ATGGCCATGACCAGTTTCTATTTGTTCACTTCTTCACTTTGCATCCTTTTTAGCTTTGTGGTATTCACTGAAGCAGCCCCTAAAGGGTCTCTCATCACACACCTTCCTGGGTTCAATGGAACTTTCCCTTCCAAGCACTACTCAGG TTATGTGGACATAGGGGGTGAACCTGCCAAGAATTTGTTTTACTACTTCGTGGTATCTGAAAGAAACCCCGGGAAGGATCCTCTTGTTCTATGGTTGAATGGTGGCCCAGGCTGCTCTAGCTTTGATGGTTTTGTGTATGAACATG CAGGAAAGACACCCAACAGCCTGCCCACTTTGCACCTCAACCCATACAGCTGGTCCAAG GTTTCAAGCATGATATATTTGGACTCTCCTGCTGGGGTTGGGTTTTCATTCTCGAAAAACACATGGCAATACAATACTGGAGACCTTCAAACTGCCTCTGATACACATGAGTTTCTCCTCAGG TGGTTTGGCGAATTCCCCGAATTCATCACCAATCCATTTTATGTGTCTGGAGAATCTTATGCTGGAGTTTATGTGCCGACTCTTTCTGCTGCAATAGTGAAAGGCATCAAAAGTGATGCAAAGCCTACTATCAATTTCAAG GGCTATTTGGTGGGAAATGGGGTCACAGACATGGAGTTTGATGCCAATGCCCTAGTCCCATTTACACATGGGATGGGACTTATATCAAGTGAGATGTTTGAG AAAGCAAGAGATAACTGTGGAGGAAACTATTACTCAAATGAAAGTAAAAGCTGCATAGAAGAGCTGAACAAAATCTATAAT GCCATTTCTGGTCTCAACAAATACAATATCCTTGAACCTTGCTATCATAGACCAGCAAAGAAAGGTGAAGAAACTGGAAATACGACGCTACCACTTAGCTTCAAGCAGTTAGGAGCTACTAACCGACCACTTCCAGTGAGGACGAGGATGTTTGGCCGCACCTGGCCTTTTCGTGCACCAGTTAAAGATGGCATTCTCCCTCTGTGGCCTGAATTAATCAAGCAAAACCCCATTCCTTGCACG GATGATCAAGTAGCAAGTGTTTGGTTGAATGACAAAGGAGTTAGGACTGCAATTCATGCCCAACAG aAAGATGTGATTGGGGAGTGGGAAATATGCACTGGTAGACTACACTATTCCTCTGATTCTGGGAGTATGCTTCAGTACCACAAAAGCCTAACTGCTGAGGGATACCGAGCACTTATATACAG TGGGGATCATGATATGTGTGTGCCATTCACTGGGAGCGAAGCATGGACAAGGTCACTTGGATATAAGATTGTGGATGAATGGAGGGCTTGGATTTCCAACGACCAAGTTGCCGG GTACACACAAGGATATGAACATGGCCTCACCTTTCTCACCATCAAG GGAGCTGGGCACACTGTCCCTGAATACAAGCCAAAGGAAGCACTGGACTTTTTCAGCAGATGGTTGGACGGAAAAGCAATATAA